The DNA sequence CCATACCCACAAGGAAAGACGCTACACGACCTGTGACGCCAAACGCTGTTGCAAGAAGGTCAGCGATTAAGATTCCGAGACTCAACAACATATTCTCAATCTCATTTACTGCTTCTTCTGGATCTGCCTCGGTTACCGCACATGCATCATCAACTAATTGACTGAGACTACTGACTACAGGAAGAAGTGACATACTCCATCGTGTCCAGCTCGTTGTTCGGGTTGTCAATTGATACGCCAACGAAGCATCGTACCCTAACTGATCCTCGACGAGGCCTAAGACGATTTTGAGACCAGAGAGAACTTGAGCTGCTTCGGCTCTGTTGAAACCCTCTTGCAGTCTTGCGGTTTGCTGAAAAGCCAGTTTCGTAGCGGATCCGTCTGATCCGGTCGGAAGAGCCGGTCTTCCCAATGTCAATTCTGAAGGATTTCAACAGAGCCGACTTCGACAAATCAATCAATTGGCTCTGTCGAAATCATTCACCATTGCATTACGTAGAGCCGTTCTTCTCATCGGATTCTACGAGTCCACTGCAACACCAGGGCCTCAGTAAATAGCAAGATGGCGAGAGGATATCAACATCGGTTGCAAACCAGACTGCGCGTCGAGGTCCGGCAGTGACGTGCACCGCTCGCGAGCGTGTTCGAGCGCACGAACTCAGTAGTGCTCTGACACAGCGTGCTCTCGTGCTCGGTGTCGACGTCCTCGCGCCCGGTGTCGTGCAGGATGGACGCTCGAGGCGACGCTGCGGGGAGCGCGCGCACCACCCGCCGTGCTTCGGACGCTGGAGCGCTACGGCGGGTCGATCGTTGATGCGACGCCGCGGGGTGAGCCGCCCCAACTGGTCGTCACCACTCAGGTCGAATAGCTAGCCAAACGCCCGATTCAAGTCACACCCAATGCCACACCAATCCATGTCTGTCACCGCCGCTGACCTCCGCGATCAACTGCCCGCGTTCGACGATATCAAGCCCGGGTTGGCGCTGGAGATCAACGGGGAGCCCTACGAGGTCACGAGCGTCGAAACCGAGCGTCCCGGCCCAGGCGAGGAGATCCGCGTACTCGTACTCGCTGGAGTGGACGGGGAGATGAAATTCTCATGGGGCGCTGGACACGATGTTGAAGAGGTCGTGTTCGTGCCTGTGGATGGAAACCCGATGATGGATGCGATTGAGGTCCGAGAAGTAAAAACAAACACCTAAACCCAATTACTAACTGCCGTAGCCTCTACCGGAAGAATCACAACGACCAGATATTCACGCACGCCTGCGCCAATTCTCGCGTCCTGTTGTCGATATTCTCTCCGGACCACTCATCGTAGTCAGTCGCGATCGCTTTCGTCATCTCGTACTCGGACGTCGAGTACACTTCTTTCTTGTTCTCGAAGGGGTCCGCCCCGACCGACGCATTTCGGTCGGACTCAAACAGCGTCAGATTGCCCAACCGGTCGCGAACCTGCATGAATTCACCCTCGGTCATGTCCAACTGAACTGGCCACGCGCTGTACTTCTTTGCACTGAACGCCGCGCGCGGGGCGATATGTTCTCGCTCGGGCTCCGAGAACTCTACCTGAGATCCATTGTAGTAGTCCTCTTCGATACGGATCAGCATGTACTTTGTCTGGTCGTTCAGCCGCATCCGTTTGTTCTCCAGACTCGTTCGGAACTCGCCGTCGCTCGGCCACCGATCGGTGAATAGATCGCGGAGTTCGTCGGCGACCTCGCTCTCATCATCGAAGTACTCGGAGCAGGCCCGCGAGTAGATCCGGTCGATTTCACCACCGGTCGGGTAGTTCGCCGTCTTCCAGCGGATGACGAACGCTTCGAGAACGCGGAGGGCCTCCATCACTCGATTGGCGGACTCGAGTTCATCGATGATCCGCAGGAGGATGGTGCGGGCCTGAGTGATGCTGAGCATCTCGAGGTCGTCCAGTTTGTCATTCACCGCCGCGTTCCCGTTGGAATCGTACTTGCTGACGGAGTGATCGATCAAGTCTGCGTAGATCGACGCGCTCCGCAACATATCGGCGACGTACTCTTCCAGCGAAATCCCCGCTTGGTCCAGTTTGTTGTCGACGATATCTTGGAAGGTGTCGTAGAGCTTGTAGTCAGAGACGTCACCGTCGTGGTCAGGCTCCGAAGCCGACATGATATAGTGCCGGAAGAATCGACTCGGCTTGGAGAGCTTTGGCACGATCAGTTCGACGATCGCTTCCCAATCGTCTCGAATCTGGTCGTAATCGATGGAAGGGTCCGTTGCCGCCGTGCTGAACACGTAGTTCTTCATCAAGTCGACTGCGGAGAGTTCGAGACCGCGATCGTTGAGGGTCTCGAAGAGCCTGAAGGCCGACTGCTCACCGTCGGTCGTAATCGAGACCGCGGTGACGCTCCGGAGCAGCTTGTTACGTATCTCGTTGATCTCCTTCGGGTCCAGTTCGTCCATCTTCTCCGCGTAGAACTGGAACCCTTCTCTCAGGTTCGAGTCACTCACCTCGTCGAACCGTTGATCGAGGATCGCCCTGTAATCGTCGTCGTCGAACTTACTCAGACTCAGATTAGGATATCGAGCGGTGTCGATGTCCTCCTGCCAGAGGTACTTGTTGTTGATTGAGTCTGCTTGTTTCTCTAAATCCTCGTTGAGGTACTTCTGACGCATCACCGCCAGAATTAGAGAGATCGTCGTCAACCGCTGCTGGCCGTCAACCACCTCAAGTTGGTCGAGATCGTTGAGACCTTGGCTGCGTTCGATGAGTACGATCGAACCCACGAAGTGGGTATCACCTTCTTCGATAGCTTGGATGTCGGACCACAGCGCAGCCCACTGCTCTTCACCCCATGCGTACCTTCGCTGGTAGTCAGGAACGGTGTACCGATATTGCCGCGTGAGAATACTCTCGATTCGGTCTTCAGTGGCAGTCAAGCCGATACCGCTACTCATTGATGGATTCAAACGGTTACTTCACTAATAACATACGGAAGCAGATAGCAGTATTACTCCCTAACCTGTTTTTATTCAGGTGCTACTCCCCGACAGCCTCCTCCACGATCTCGATTTCCTCATCACTCAACCCGTACAGCTCGTAGACGATTTCGTCGATCAACTCGTCGGTCCGCTCGATCTGCTCCTCCAACTCCTCAGCCCGTTCTTTCGTCTCTAGATAGCTCTCCAGCCCGTCGCGAACGTCGTCGACTGCAGGCAGCGTCAACCCATGGAGCCGGTCGACCAGCGAGTTCGTCTTCGTCGCGGTCTCGCGGAAGCCGGCGAAGCCGCCCGCTTCGTCGACGGCGACCGGCACGAACGCTTCGATGAGATCGGCCTCCGATTCGGTGAGATCCGTGATGCGCAGTGCCGGGAGGGGGTCAGTCTTCGTGTAGCCCCACTGATCCGTGTCGTGTTCGTCCTCGTCGTCAGGTTTGTAGCGAGCGGTGAGGCGGATCTCGACGGTCGTTGGCGACAACCGGTCAACGATAGCCCCCTCGGTTCGTAGGTTGATCTTCTCTTCCGATGTTTCTTGAAGAATCGAATCTGCTGCATTCTTTGGTGGCTGAATTAAGCCAACATCACCGATTGCATCTCCATCGTCGTAGTTCCCAAGATAATCTTTGAATGAGAGATTCAAATCACCAATTTTTCTAGTATTTTCGATCATTTCATCTGATAGCCGCATGAGTGCTTCACGGGGACAATCGGCAGGAGGAGTCATTTTGTGGAGCATCTCCTCGCTGACCCCATTGTCCATATCTGGAAGGGGAATTGGACCGAGGTATGACGTTTTGAATCGTCTGAAATCGCCTCGGAGGACTGGACTAGTATGATAGATGTAGAACCATGTTGGGGAACTGTTTAGGATAGCTGTCAAAACCAACCTGTTCGACCGGTCATTTTCTTCTGGAACTACAGCATATGCTGTGTCTCTAATATAGATACCCTGGTCGTCAAGGGTGAATTCCGAACGTTGGCAAACATCGGGGACCAATATCTTATTAGAATCAAAAACCTCCTTTTCACGCGGACACCAAAGAGAGTACCATGTAGGATAGTTCATCGAATCGCTCCCCCTTTCGCTTAGTCGCTTTCTGAACTCGTTCAGATATTGGTATGTTCTGGGGTAATCTGATTCGAGAGTTGACTCTGGAATCTCGGAAGTATTCCCAGCATGATTGGAATATGGATAAATGACCGCTGTTTGGGGATCGATTGATAAGTATCGAGAGATCTGATTGCCATCCGTGAGCGGTTGAACCAGTTCTCGCTCTAGAGTATAGCGGTCATTATTGGCAGGTGATTCAATGACCACCTCGTCCTCTCTCCATTCGACGACATCGACGAATAGGACTTCATTGTCCCCGGACACGATCCCTTCAGCAAGGTAATCGGTTACATCGCCTAATGTAGGCCCCCGCTCCTCCATTTTATTTAGAGTCTGTCTTTCAATGGCCCCCGTCAAGATCCAGGGGGTTGAGTCAAGTTCGCTTGTGCTGACCTTACTTGATGATATATCGGATAAGTCGGCTGATTCGACTGCTTCTGACGGTACCTCACAGTAGTCGAACTCATCGGTTGCGTAGCTATCACCCGATAACAGTAACAGACAAGTGTACGTTGTAGCCCCAGAGAACACTTGATTCTCGCCAAAATCGACAATCGAATTGAGATCGGTTTCCCGCGTGAGGTACTTACGCAGCCCCTCGCCTGCGTTCGACTCGAAGAATTTGTTTGGAAGAATGTAACCTAAGCCTCCGTGAGCACTCAACTGTGACCCTTTCTCTGCGAATAACGCGTACAGGTCAAATCTTCCCGTAGCCGACATATAATTTGACGAGGCGAAGTCAGCAAATTGGGCGTTTGTTTTTCTAATATTCTGAATCTTCACATACGGCGGATTCCCAACAACTGCATCAAACCCACCATCTGCACGCTTCTCCCCATCAGTCCCGAAGAACACCTCGGGGTACTCCAACTCCCAGTGGAAGAAGTCCTCCTCGTCGGCCATCGTCTGAGCTGACGCAAACCAATCCTCTCCCTGCACGTCGGCCCACTCGCTCTCGTCCTCGATCGCGCCGGCCATCTCCTCGTACACACCCTCAGGCACGTCCAACCCGAACTGCTCGGCGGTGTGGACATTCGCCAACTCGAATAGGCGCCCGTATAACGGATCCGAGCGGATCTCGTCATACGTTTCTTCCATCGACTTGATATCCGCGAGTGTCTCGTTGTCGATGGCCAACAGCTCCGACATGAGTTCCATCACGTGCTCGAGCGTGTCCCGACGAGCCTTCGCGAACACCTGGGTGAGCGTCAACTGCCCACCTTCCTTGGCGCTATCATCGGACAAGACCTCGGTGATGTCCGACCCCACCAGCGAGTTCCCGTCCTTCAGGTGGTGGTCGAGGAACGCGAGCGGCTGGTCGGTCGCGAGCGTCTCCAGCCACATCGAGAGCTTCGCCAACTCGACGGCCATCCCGTTGATATCCACCCCATAAATGCACTCGCGGGCGATGATCCGCCGGATGTCCTGTTCATCGTAGCTCTGAATCTCCTGGTGGCGGATGACTTCCATCACCTGTTCGGTCAGATACCCGGTCGCCTTTGTGAGGAAGTGCCCCGACCCCATCGCCGGGTCGAGCACGGTCAATTCGCGGATTTGCTCCAAGAACGGCGCGATGTACCCCTTGTCGCCGGGTTCTAACCCCTCCTCCTCGCGAATATCGTCCTTGATCTCTGCGACCAGCGGGTCGATCGTCTCCTCGACGATGTACGCGACGACGTAGTCGGGCGTGTAGTAGGCCCCAGTGGCCTTGCGCTCGCCGTCGTCGTTCACCACGTACAACTCGCCCTCCTCGACCGTCTCGACGGCGTCAGCGACGCTCACCTCCGTCGCGGGCTTCCACACTTGCCCGCCGTCCTCCGAGACGGCGGCGTACTGCTCGGGAGCGATCCGGAACTCGTGTTCGAGCAGGCCCTCG is a window from the Halobaculum magnesiiphilum genome containing:
- a CDS encoding DUF262 domain-containing protein yields the protein MSSGIGLTATEDRIESILTRQYRYTVPDYQRRYAWGEEQWAALWSDIQAIEEGDTHFVGSIVLIERSQGLNDLDQLEVVDGQQRLTTISLILAVMRQKYLNEDLEKQADSINNKYLWQEDIDTARYPNLSLSKFDDDDYRAILDQRFDEVSDSNLREGFQFYAEKMDELDPKEINEIRNKLLRSVTAVSITTDGEQSAFRLFETLNDRGLELSAVDLMKNYVFSTAATDPSIDYDQIRDDWEAIVELIVPKLSKPSRFFRHYIMSASEPDHDGDVSDYKLYDTFQDIVDNKLDQAGISLEEYVADMLRSASIYADLIDHSVSKYDSNGNAAVNDKLDDLEMLSITQARTILLRIIDELESANRVMEALRVLEAFVIRWKTANYPTGGEIDRIYSRACSEYFDDESEVADELRDLFTDRWPSDGEFRTSLENKRMRLNDQTKYMLIRIEEDYYNGSQVEFSEPEREHIAPRAAFSAKKYSAWPVQLDMTEGEFMQVRDRLGNLTLFESDRNASVGADPFENKKEVYSTSEYEMTKAIATDYDEWSGENIDNRTRELAQACVNIWSL
- a CDS encoding Eco57I restriction-modification methylase domain-containing protein, producing the protein MSQATLGTTAYRNSDLFSGYYLDERVDDLDAWNCDEEAQAALEELQRLWELEGELVASYKEDELLDSWIDEVLDVLGFGTLSETTLPDSEGYNDRLLFESDEKRRDASIRKRDGDRDAMYSLASAVLEAKQWDADFTKRFAEMRSYRDASHQIKYYLEHTPERLEWGILTDGKTWRLYGTKDYATETYYEVNLPELLESGDLEQFKYFYAFFRPAAFRETAGTTFLETVWNESETAAQELGEDLQDNVFTALRILGEGFVETNDLDIDPDDEDAREELKEQSLVLLYRLMFVLYAESRHLISPDEPSREAEFNENFSLDELRQEIHEDIDAGDSFDEYSEYSTSMWGRLQDLFRLIDSGEESLGIPPYNGGLFDDDEHAFLANNEVADRYIAEVVYRLGTTTADDGDGYVLADYADLDTRHLGTIYEGLLEHEFRIAPEQYAAVSEDGGQVWKPATEVSVADAVETVEEGELYVVNDDGERKATGAYYTPDYVVAYIVEETIDPLVAEIKDDIREEEGLEPGDKGYIAPFLEQIRELTVLDPAMGSGHFLTKATGYLTEQVMEVIRHQEIQSYDEQDIRRIIARECIYGVDINGMAVELAKLSMWLETLATDQPLAFLDHHLKDGNSLVGSDITEVLSDDSAKEGGQLTLTQVFAKARRDTLEHVMELMSELLAIDNETLADIKSMEETYDEIRSDPLYGRLFELANVHTAEQFGLDVPEGVYEEMAGAIEDESEWADVQGEDWFASAQTMADEEDFFHWELEYPEVFFGTDGEKRADGGFDAVVGNPPYVKIQNIRKTNAQFADFASSNYMSATGRFDLYALFAEKGSQLSAHGGLGYILPNKFFESNAGEGLRKYLTRETDLNSIVDFGENQVFSGATTYTCLLLLSGDSYATDEFDYCEVPSEAVESADLSDISSSKVSTSELDSTPWILTGAIERQTLNKMEERGPTLGDVTDYLAEGIVSGDNEVLFVDVVEWREDEVVIESPANNDRYTLERELVQPLTDGNQISRYLSIDPQTAVIYPYSNHAGNTSEIPESTLESDYPRTYQYLNEFRKRLSERGSDSMNYPTWYSLWCPREKEVFDSNKILVPDVCQRSEFTLDDQGIYIRDTAYAVVPEENDRSNRLVLTAILNSSPTWFYIYHTSPVLRGDFRRFKTSYLGPIPLPDMDNGVSEEMLHKMTPPADCPREALMRLSDEMIENTRKIGDLNLSFKDYLGNYDDGDAIGDVGLIQPPKNAADSILQETSEEKINLRTEGAIVDRLSPTTVEIRLTARYKPDDEDEHDTDQWGYTKTDPLPALRITDLTESEADLIEAFVPVAVDEAGGFAGFRETATKTNSLVDRLHGLTLPAVDDVRDGLESYLETKERAEELEEQIERTDELIDEIVYELYGLSDEEIEIVEEAVGE